Proteins co-encoded in one Flavobacterium sp. M31R6 genomic window:
- a CDS encoding NAD-dependent succinate-semialdehyde dehydrogenase, whose product MNNTNKIFKSINPFTGSIIGEHEVLTNSQLAQKLELSQLAFKSWRNTTFMERADKMKNLAGILRENKNELGLLITNEMGKILPEAIAEVEKSAGNCDYYAENIEKMLKDQYYDTPFKSMSVYDPMGAVFAIMPWNYPFWQVLRYAAPAIMAGNVTLLKHAPNVIGCAKAIENMFLEAGFPEGVFQQISIDISQVESVIASDIVSGITLTGSEMAGSSVAALAGKYIKKSVMELGGSDAFIVLDDADLEKAATVATKSRMLNAGQACICAKRFIVTEKVADEFTALFANKITALQQGNPLQSGIDMGPLARIDLAEKLSYQLENSLRQGARMVMGGERDHCNFQPTLIDFVDTNNIAFKEETFGPLATIIRARDENDAIAIANNHRYGLASAIWTEDRERAYAFARRIEAGNVFVNSLVRSDSRIPFGGIKKSGYGRELSEIGIKEFMNMKSLIIE is encoded by the coding sequence ATGAATAATACAAATAAAATATTTAAATCTATAAATCCGTTTACGGGATCCATTATAGGGGAGCATGAAGTTTTAACCAATTCTCAATTGGCTCAAAAACTGGAATTGTCTCAATTGGCTTTCAAGAGTTGGCGAAATACGACTTTTATGGAAAGAGCTGATAAAATGAAAAATTTGGCTGGCATACTTAGAGAGAACAAAAACGAATTGGGATTGCTTATTACCAATGAAATGGGTAAAATTCTTCCTGAAGCAATTGCTGAGGTTGAAAAATCAGCTGGAAATTGTGATTACTATGCTGAAAATATAGAGAAAATGCTCAAAGATCAATATTATGACACGCCTTTCAAGAGCATGTCGGTTTATGATCCAATGGGTGCTGTGTTTGCTATTATGCCATGGAATTATCCTTTTTGGCAAGTATTACGTTATGCAGCACCAGCAATTATGGCGGGGAATGTCACTCTTTTAAAACATGCGCCAAATGTTATTGGTTGTGCGAAAGCTATAGAGAATATGTTTCTGGAAGCTGGTTTTCCAGAAGGTGTCTTTCAACAAATAAGCATTGATATTTCACAAGTGGAAAGTGTGATTGCTTCAGATATCGTTTCTGGAATTACTTTGACGGGGAGCGAAATGGCAGGTTCTTCGGTTGCTGCATTGGCTGGGAAATATATCAAAAAATCAGTGATGGAGTTGGGAGGATCGGATGCTTTTATTGTTTTGGATGATGCCGATTTAGAAAAAGCAGCTACAGTGGCTACGAAATCCAGAATGCTAAATGCGGGACAGGCTTGTATTTGTGCAAAACGCTTTATCGTTACTGAAAAAGTCGCTGATGAATTTACTGCACTTTTTGCTAATAAAATAACTGCTCTGCAACAAGGGAATCCATTGCAGAGTGGAATTGATATGGGGCCTTTGGCGAGAATTGATTTGGCCGAGAAGTTAAGCTATCAACTAGAAAATTCTTTAAGGCAAGGGGCAAGAATGGTAATGGGAGGTGAGCGTGATCATTGCAATTTTCAGCCTACGCTAATTGATTTTGTGGATACTAATAACATTGCTTTTAAAGAAGAAACTTTTGGTCCTTTGGCTACTATTATTAGAGCCAGGGATGAAAATGATGCTATTGCAATAGCAAATAATCACCGATATGGGTTGGCTTCGGCGATTTGGACCGAAGATAGAGAACGGGCGTATGCTTTCGCCAGAAGAATTGAAGCAGGTAATGTTTTTGTTAATTCTTTGGTTCGATCCGATTCTAGGATTCCTTTTGGAGGAATAAAAAAATCGGGATACGGAAGGGAATTATCCGAGATTGGAATCAAAGAATTTATGAATATGAAGTCATTGATTATTGAATAA
- a CDS encoding GNAT family N-acetyltransferase: MIRKATTQDLDQLTNLFDQYAVFYKNPSNYEKHYAYLKERLENNEATIFVASDETNEDKLIGFALIYVTFSSLALNRILILNDLFVDSSARKKGIGEKLILQTVELAKELGAHDIRLRTAKNNTVAQGLYHKMGFIREDFLYSYDLAVN; the protein is encoded by the coding sequence ATGATACGAAAAGCTACTACTCAGGACTTAGATCAATTGACGAATCTCTTTGATCAATATGCTGTTTTCTATAAAAATCCATCCAATTACGAAAAACATTATGCCTATCTAAAGGAACGATTAGAAAACAATGAGGCTACCATTTTTGTCGCTTCCGATGAAACAAATGAAGATAAACTTATCGGTTTTGCTCTAATTTATGTAACTTTTTCTTCATTGGCACTCAATAGAATACTTATTCTTAATGACTTATTTGTGGACTCTTCTGCCCGAAAAAAAGGAATAGGTGAAAAATTAATTTTACAAACTGTTGAATTAGCCAAAGAGTTAGGCGCTCATGACATACGATTAAGAACTGCCAAAAACAACACTGTAGCTCAAGGATTGTACCATAAAATGGGCTTTATAAGGGAGGATTTTTTATATAGTTACGACCTTGCAGTGAATTAA
- a CDS encoding ATP-binding protein has translation MKLTLKLTTYSKLVLLIIGICSLFLLLFISLYLYTVQQEKDVFKANSDQYRTEVNRLFDFNSKTQIVTINDLTYWDALVNFTKSKDTTWFNRYIVNEFPTYEVDYIGVYNLNKKFIVNTSKSNFKSKDFVPSQAMMHLYRTKFSRFYMRVPEGVVEVFGGTIHASNDPKKVKTKPSGYMFMARLLDQKYFKNLEDISSSKIQLLDKVDMDTIGNKKVTSVVKLRNADNMVVAKLLFERPSHLNFEKTKELLLIIVIVTLISLIAAVHYSRKWVYKPLKLVTTILESDREISISLLKKEPGEFGYIGNLFEDHRKNRFQLEKSKEKAEESDKLKSTFLANLSHEIRTPMNAIIGFSDLLMDDKLSDELKNKYLKIINTSGKSLVSIIEDLIEMSKIDAKQIAPKFKGLNIEKCLNELYNTLKVTIPDDKNIKFYQLENCVKLPNDVLTDEIKLKQVIVNLLTNAIKFTDSGHVAFGYSICPNNNYLEFRVEDTGIGIGKKDLKVIFDRFRRVEDDYSISLSGLGLGLSISKAYVEMLGGEITVESVFGGGSVFKFTIPLCYDETVHEENDSVPEIAYNESESKTILVAEDDNINFLLLKTILEKKNHIVLRAKNGQEVVDMSASDSNIDLIFMDIKMPVLDGYEAFEMIKKDNPDRIVIAQTAHSSGEVKESIMKAGFSGYITKPLDKEKIFELINQVFQNKAIC, from the coding sequence ATGAAGTTGACATTAAAATTAACGACTTATTCTAAATTGGTATTGTTGATCATAGGGATTTGCTCGTTATTTTTATTACTGTTTATATCTCTTTATTTATACACTGTTCAGCAAGAAAAGGACGTCTTTAAAGCCAATTCTGATCAGTATAGAACGGAAGTAAATCGGTTATTTGATTTTAATTCAAAAACACAGATTGTTACCATAAATGATCTTACGTATTGGGATGCTTTGGTCAATTTTACAAAGTCAAAAGATACAACTTGGTTTAATAGGTATATAGTAAATGAATTTCCTACTTACGAAGTGGATTATATTGGGGTTTATAATTTAAATAAAAAATTTATTGTCAATACATCAAAATCTAATTTTAAATCCAAAGATTTTGTACCAAGTCAAGCAATGATGCATTTGTATAGAACCAAGTTTTCTCGGTTTTATATGCGGGTTCCCGAAGGGGTGGTTGAAGTATTTGGTGGAACCATCCACGCTTCAAATGATCCTAAAAAAGTAAAAACGAAGCCATCAGGTTATATGTTTATGGCGCGTCTACTGGATCAAAAATATTTTAAAAATTTAGAAGATATCTCCAGTTCCAAAATTCAACTTTTGGATAAAGTAGATATGGATACCATTGGGAACAAAAAAGTAACTTCTGTAGTAAAATTGAGAAATGCAGATAATATGGTAGTAGCCAAATTATTGTTTGAAAGACCTTCTCATCTTAATTTTGAAAAAACCAAAGAGTTGTTGTTGATTATAGTAATTGTAACCTTAATCAGTCTTATTGCTGCTGTTCATTATTCCAGAAAATGGGTGTATAAACCTTTGAAATTGGTTACTACTATTTTAGAAAGCGATCGTGAAATTTCAATCAGTCTCCTGAAAAAGGAGCCTGGTGAATTTGGTTATATTGGTAATTTGTTTGAAGATCACAGAAAGAATCGATTTCAATTGGAAAAATCAAAAGAAAAAGCCGAAGAAAGCGATAAACTCAAATCAACTTTCTTGGCCAATTTATCACATGAAATAAGAACTCCCATGAATGCAATTATTGGTTTTTCGGATTTACTGATGGATGATAAATTAAGTGATGAATTAAAAAATAAGTATCTGAAAATCATAAATACCAGTGGTAAAAGTCTGGTGTCTATTATTGAAGATTTGATAGAGATGTCCAAAATTGATGCCAAACAAATTGCACCAAAATTTAAAGGATTGAACATCGAAAAATGTTTAAACGAATTATATAATACGCTAAAAGTTACAATACCAGATGATAAAAACATAAAGTTCTATCAACTGGAAAATTGCGTTAAACTACCGAATGATGTTTTGACTGACGAAATTAAATTGAAACAAGTCATTGTTAATTTATTGACCAATGCCATAAAATTTACGGATAGCGGTCATGTTGCATTTGGGTATAGCATTTGTCCAAATAATAATTATTTGGAATTTAGGGTTGAAGATACTGGGATTGGAATTGGTAAAAAGGATTTGAAAGTCATATTTGACCGCTTCAGAAGGGTTGAAGATGATTATTCTATTTCGCTTAGTGGTTTAGGATTGGGATTGTCAATTTCCAAAGCCTATGTAGAAATGCTCGGTGGAGAAATTACAGTAGAATCGGTTTTTGGGGGTGGATCAGTTTTTAAATTCACTATTCCATTGTGTTATGACGAAACGGTTCATGAGGAAAATGATAGCGTGCCAGAAATAGCATATAATGAGTCTGAAAGCAAAACCATTTTGGTGGCTGAAGATGATAATATTAATTTTCTGTTGCTGAAAACCATATTGGAAAAGAAAAACCATATTGTTTTGAGAGCTAAAAATGGTCAGGAAGTTGTTGATATGAGCGCATCGGATTCGAATATTGATTTAATTTTCATGGATATAAAGATGCCTGTTTTGGACGGTTATGAAGCTTTTGAAATGATAAAAAAAGACAATCCAGATCGAATTGTAATAGCTCAAACAGCACATTCTTCAGGCGAAGTGAAAGAAAGTATTATGAAGGCTGGTTTTTCAGGTTATATCACCAAACCTCTTGATAAAGAAAAAATATTCGAATTAATTAATCAAGTATTTCAAAATAAGGCCATTTGTTAA
- a CDS encoding glycoside hydrolase family 27 protein produces MKKILLSFLLGSIVIQGFSQGNVYKQGTGKFEGLAMTPPMGWNSWNTFETNIDEKLVKETADIMVASGMVAAGYNYIVLDDGWMTKERDTDGNLVPDPIKFPSGMKSLIDYVHSKGLKFGLYNCAGTHTCAGYPGTRGYEYQDARFYANLGIDFLKYDWCNTAGINAPEAYATMSNALKTAGRPIVFSLCEWGDNKPWDWGKPIGNLWRISGDIYPCFDCEFHHEEGNWSSWGFMKIAEMRKDIRKFSGPDHWNDFDMMEVGDGMTNTEDKTHFSMWCMMASPLIAGNDFRKMSKETLAILTNKELIAVNQDKLGIQGFKLSAEDGLEVWVKPLSDGNWAITFLNRTDAPRKINYDWKKNPIKDADFGFEADFNKTNFKIKDLWKNKEVGTTKKNFTADIASHDAITLRLIP; encoded by the coding sequence ATGAAAAAAATACTTCTCAGCTTTCTTTTAGGAAGCATCGTAATTCAGGGATTCTCTCAAGGAAATGTTTATAAACAAGGCACTGGAAAATTCGAAGGCCTTGCGATGACACCACCAATGGGTTGGAATTCTTGGAACACCTTCGAAACGAACATCGATGAAAAATTAGTCAAAGAAACCGCCGATATTATGGTTGCCTCAGGAATGGTTGCGGCAGGCTACAATTATATTGTTCTCGACGATGGTTGGATGACAAAAGAGCGTGATACTGATGGAAATCTAGTCCCAGACCCAATCAAATTCCCAAGCGGAATGAAATCCTTAATCGATTATGTACATTCTAAAGGACTAAAATTTGGTCTGTACAATTGTGCCGGAACCCACACTTGCGCAGGTTACCCAGGCACGCGAGGATATGAGTACCAAGACGCACGCTTTTATGCCAATTTGGGAATTGATTTCTTAAAATACGATTGGTGTAATACTGCAGGAATCAACGCTCCCGAGGCTTATGCCACGATGAGTAACGCTCTTAAAACCGCAGGGCGACCTATTGTTTTCAGTCTTTGCGAATGGGGTGACAACAAACCTTGGGATTGGGGAAAACCAATAGGAAACCTTTGGAGAATATCGGGTGATATTTATCCATGTTTTGATTGCGAGTTCCATCACGAGGAAGGGAATTGGTCGTCTTGGGGATTCATGAAAATTGCCGAAATGCGCAAAGACATCCGTAAATTTTCCGGGCCGGATCATTGGAACGATTTTGATATGATGGAAGTGGGTGACGGAATGACCAATACCGAAGATAAAACCCATTTTTCGATGTGGTGTATGATGGCTTCGCCTTTGATTGCCGGAAATGATTTCAGAAAAATGTCCAAAGAAACATTGGCTATTTTGACCAATAAAGAGTTGATTGCCGTGAATCAGGATAAATTGGGAATACAAGGATTCAAGCTTTCTGCCGAAGACGGATTGGAAGTTTGGGTAAAACCTTTATCCGATGGAAATTGGGCAATCACCTTTTTAAACAGAACCGATGCACCGAGAAAAATCAACTACGATTGGAAGAAAAATCCAATCAAAGATGCTGATTTTGGTTTTGAAGCCGATTTCAATAAAACAAACTTCAAAATCAAAGACCTTTGGAAAAACAAAGAAGTAGGAACGACCAAAAAGAATTTCACTGCCGATATTGCTTCACATGATGCAATTACACTAAGACTAATTCCTTAA
- the galA gene encoding beta-galactosidase GalA, whose protein sequence is MKNPNTIPFLLFISFSFSFSVFSQSTSNSRNREHISIDKNWVFAFGHPFDTAKDFNTGTGYFSYLAKTTYGDGAAATDFDDRSWRKLDLPHDWAIEQGFSEKASYSHGFKNIGRLFPEATIGWYRKKITIPEEDLGRRIHIAFDGVFRNSTVWFNGHYLGNNPSGYLGFEYDVTDYVNYGGENTIAVRVDAMMEEGWFYEGAGIYRHVWLNKTSSLHVPADGTFVSTTKLNENTGELTSKVSVINEGDKFQDFKIVQTVVDSAGKSIATATIDNLNLRPMETKEFSAELAVTNPILWSVDNPYLHKMVTNIYVGTELVDTHTTTFGIRTLRFDANEGFFLNGKHLKIKGTNNHQDHAGVGVAMPDGLQDFRIAILKSFGSNAYRCSHNPPTPELLDACDRLGMVVIDETRLMGITNVQLGELKRMMLRDRNHPSIISWSIANEEWGVEGNIIGTRMARTMQDFAKTIDTTRGITAGISGNWDNGIATAVDVVGYNYIKHGGKETTDKHHREFPNLASWGTEEGSTFATRGIYFEDNEKQYKPAYDFPQSANAHSIEQGWKHYDSRAYLGGMFIWTGFDYRGEPTPYVWPATGSYFGMVDQCGFYKDNAWYLKSWWGTEPVLHLLPHWNWNGKEGQPIDVWAYSNCDEVELFLNKKSLGKKAMEKNGHLEWKVNYAPGTLEAIGFKNGKKTLTETVKTTSDAVAIGLQSNTKTIKANNVDIAMITVDTKDKSGLQVLISENEIAFTISGPGKIIGIGNGKPTSVEPDQFLETNAVINISNLKEKIVNSISETAETVDNLDVSNWDKAFKDSRDTIFGKKTKAVVYRTDFDLPKNYKETKINLFYNSIGQSQSIYINGKLIANAIPENKKGDTFVLDKSNLRAGKNTIAIVAVPLIYRYKWGTVNTNPGTIQILTPAPAWKRTLFSGLAQVIVQSTGETGEITLTATSNGLKKAEIKINATKP, encoded by the coding sequence ATGAAAAACCCCAATACAATACCTTTTCTGCTTTTTATATCCTTTAGTTTTTCCTTTTCTGTTTTTTCACAATCGACTTCAAACAGCAGGAATCGGGAGCATATTTCCATAGATAAAAATTGGGTATTTGCCTTTGGTCATCCTTTCGATACAGCCAAAGATTTTAATACAGGAACCGGTTATTTCTCCTATTTGGCAAAAACCACTTATGGAGATGGAGCTGCTGCTACCGATTTTGATGATCGCTCTTGGCGAAAATTAGATTTGCCGCACGATTGGGCAATAGAGCAGGGATTTAGCGAAAAAGCGAGTTACAGCCACGGATTCAAAAATATAGGTAGATTATTTCCTGAAGCCACCATTGGTTGGTATCGCAAAAAAATAACGATTCCAGAAGAAGATTTGGGACGTAGAATACACATTGCTTTTGATGGCGTTTTTCGTAATTCGACAGTTTGGTTCAACGGGCATTATCTGGGAAATAATCCGTCGGGTTATTTGGGTTTTGAATACGATGTTACCGATTATGTTAATTATGGGGGCGAAAATACAATTGCCGTTCGGGTAGATGCCATGATGGAAGAAGGTTGGTTTTACGAAGGCGCAGGAATTTACCGTCACGTTTGGTTAAACAAAACCAGTTCGTTGCACGTACCCGCAGACGGAACTTTTGTGAGCACAACCAAACTCAATGAAAATACTGGCGAACTGACTTCTAAAGTTTCGGTAATCAATGAGGGAGATAAATTTCAAGATTTCAAAATAGTTCAGACTGTTGTCGATAGTGCAGGAAAATCAATCGCCACGGCAACTATCGATAATCTGAATTTGAGACCAATGGAAACCAAAGAATTCAGTGCAGAATTGGCGGTGACTAATCCGATATTGTGGTCGGTAGATAATCCGTATTTGCATAAAATGGTGACTAATATCTATGTTGGAACAGAATTAGTCGATACGCATACAACTACTTTCGGAATCCGAACCTTACGTTTTGATGCCAACGAAGGCTTCTTCTTAAACGGTAAACACCTAAAAATAAAAGGAACCAATAACCATCAAGACCACGCGGGAGTAGGAGTGGCAATGCCCGATGGTTTACAGGATTTCAGAATCGCCATTTTAAAATCATTTGGTTCCAATGCCTATCGCTGTTCTCACAATCCACCAACACCCGAATTACTAGATGCCTGCGACCGTTTGGGAATGGTAGTAATAGACGAAACCCGATTGATGGGAATTACTAATGTACAGTTGGGTGAATTAAAACGGATGATGCTCCGCGACCGAAACCATCCGTCCATCATAAGTTGGTCCATCGCCAATGAAGAATGGGGCGTAGAAGGAAATATCATTGGCACCCGAATGGCCAGAACCATGCAGGATTTTGCCAAAACGATTGATACTACAAGAGGAATAACGGCAGGAATTAGTGGTAATTGGGATAACGGAATTGCCACAGCTGTTGATGTAGTAGGCTATAATTACATCAAACACGGAGGCAAGGAGACCACCGACAAACACCATCGCGAATTTCCTAATCTGGCCAGTTGGGGAACCGAGGAAGGCTCGACCTTTGCAACTCGTGGCATTTATTTTGAAGACAACGAAAAACAATACAAACCTGCCTACGATTTTCCGCAATCGGCCAATGCGCATAGCATCGAACAAGGTTGGAAACACTATGATTCAAGAGCATATCTAGGCGGAATGTTTATCTGGACAGGCTTTGATTACCGTGGCGAACCCACTCCGTATGTGTGGCCGGCGACAGGTTCCTATTTTGGAATGGTTGATCAATGTGGTTTTTACAAAGACAACGCATGGTACCTAAAATCTTGGTGGGGAACCGAACCCGTTTTGCACCTTTTGCCGCATTGGAACTGGAACGGAAAAGAAGGACAGCCCATTGACGTTTGGGCTTATAGTAATTGCGATGAAGTGGAACTTTTTCTAAACAAAAAAAGTTTAGGAAAAAAGGCGATGGAAAAAAATGGTCACTTGGAATGGAAAGTCAATTATGCACCCGGAACTTTGGAAGCGATTGGCTTTAAAAATGGAAAGAAAACCCTAACCGAAACCGTAAAAACTACTTCCGATGCAGTCGCCATTGGTCTGCAATCCAATACAAAAACTATTAAGGCAAATAACGTGGATATTGCGATGATTACCGTCGATACCAAAGACAAATCAGGCCTGCAAGTACTCATTTCCGAAAACGAAATCGCCTTTACCATTTCAGGTCCGGGAAAAATAATCGGTATTGGAAACGGGAAGCCCACTTCCGTAGAACCTGACCAATTTTTGGAAACTAACGCGGTTATCAATATTTCGAACTTAAAAGAAAAAATCGTCAATTCTATTTCAGAAACTGCCGAGACAGTAGATAATCTCGATGTTTCCAATTGGGACAAGGCTTTCAAAGACAGCCGTGACACCATTTTTGGCAAGAAAACTAAAGCCGTGGTGTATCGGACCGATTTTGATTTGCCCAAAAACTACAAAGAGACCAAAATCAATCTGTTTTATAATAGCATCGGTCAATCGCAATCCATTTACATCAACGGAAAATTAATCGCAAATGCTATTCCTGAAAACAAAAAAGGAGACACTTTCGTACTCGACAAATCCAATCTCCGTGCAGGGAAAAACACCATTGCGATTGTTGCCGTACCTTTAATTTACAGATACAAGTGGGGAACTGTCAACACCAATCCAGGAACAATTCAAATCCTAACGCCGGCGCCCGCATGGAAACGCACATTGTTCAGTGGTTTGGCACAAGTCATTGTGCAATCAACTGGAGAAACTGGCGAAATTACGTTGACCGCGACCAGCAACGGGCTCAAAAAAGCCGAAATAAAAATAAATGCAACAAAACCATAA
- a CDS encoding IPT/TIG domain-containing protein: MKNIKIKYLLSIVSMALLVLGVFSSCSDDSSNSGSGTLAITSVAKAEEGDLVPVTQGDPKNYYIIRGSGFTTVEKIYFNDFDTYFNPVLVTDTEIFVLIDEKTPYAGASNKLKVVTKLGTIVYDFVVSPPSPTFGSFQPVNAAEGDLITIYGNYFLNPIVKIGTETVPVISSTLTEIKVKLPAGADKKYISVTNISGTATSKYAIGTAIYDDIAYYGFDFPDWNNLTYESDGKADQGLINIKKKMAAWDNVQGNWSWYDQISDYKGIRLSIKADNPGTLKLCFNGDWSERNMMAVTTGWNTFVFTWAELGNADHVQNITFQNMSKNAAGDGVENTFYIDNIGFVLK, encoded by the coding sequence ATGAAAAATATAAAAATAAAATACCTATTGTCCATTGTTTCAATGGCCCTTTTGGTACTGGGTGTTTTTTCTTCATGTAGTGATGATAGTTCCAATTCAGGTTCAGGGACATTGGCAATTACTAGTGTGGCCAAAGCCGAAGAAGGAGATTTAGTTCCGGTTACACAAGGTGATCCAAAAAATTACTATATTATTAGAGGTTCTGGATTTACGACTGTTGAAAAAATTTACTTTAATGATTTTGACACTTATTTTAATCCTGTACTAGTTACAGATACTGAAATATTTGTATTAATAGATGAAAAAACACCTTATGCAGGTGCAAGTAATAAATTAAAAGTTGTTACAAAATTGGGTACAATAGTTTACGATTTTGTGGTATCTCCGCCATCACCAACTTTTGGAAGTTTTCAACCAGTTAATGCGGCAGAAGGTGACCTAATCACAATTTATGGAAATTATTTCTTAAATCCGATTGTTAAAATTGGAACTGAAACTGTACCTGTAATTTCTTCTACTTTAACTGAAATTAAAGTGAAGCTACCTGCTGGTGCTGATAAAAAGTATATTTCAGTAACCAATATTTCGGGTACTGCAACTTCTAAGTATGCCATTGGTACCGCAATTTATGATGATATAGCTTATTATGGTTTTGATTTTCCAGATTGGAATAATCTTACCTATGAGTCGGATGGTAAAGCTGATCAAGGCTTAATTAATATCAAAAAGAAAATGGCCGCTTGGGACAATGTACAAGGAAACTGGTCTTGGTATGATCAAATATCCGATTATAAAGGAATTAGACTTTCTATAAAAGCAGATAATCCAGGAACACTTAAGTTATGTTTTAATGGAGATTGGTCTGAAAGAAACATGATGGCTGTTACAACTGGGTGGAATACTTTTGTATTTACCTGGGCGGAGTTGGGCAACGCAGATCATGTTCAAAATATTACATTCCAAAATATGTCTAAAAATGCAGCAGGCGATGGTGTTGAGAACACATTCTATATTGACAATATTGGTTTTGTATTAAAATAA
- a CDS encoding glycoside hydrolase family 5 protein — protein MKLKSKIILFLLALSFSIANAQFVKKHGQLSVKGTQLVDKNKMPIVLRGVSLGWHSIWPRFYNEKTVAWLKKDFDCTIVRAAMGIEIGEHPYMKEPDFSKDKIEAVIKGAIKSDIYVIIDWHSHNINLKEAKEYFDGISKKYGKYPNVIYEVFNEPDYETWPEVKAYSEEVIKVIRANDPDNIILVGSPRWDQDVNLPAADPIKGYTNLMYTMHFYAATHKKELRDKTDEAIKSGLPIFVSESAGMEASGDGPMNYVAWQEYIDWMEARKLSWITWSISDKDETCSMVKKSASSEGNWKDEDLKESGLKTRKFLRKYNGKN, from the coding sequence ATGAAATTAAAATCTAAAATTATCTTGTTTCTGCTGGCATTAAGTTTTAGCATAGCAAACGCACAATTCGTCAAAAAGCACGGGCAGCTTAGCGTAAAAGGAACTCAATTGGTAGATAAAAATAAAATGCCAATTGTTTTGAGAGGGGTAAGTCTTGGCTGGCATAGCATTTGGCCAAGGTTTTATAATGAAAAAACGGTAGCTTGGTTAAAAAAAGATTTCGATTGCACGATTGTTCGGGCTGCAATGGGAATCGAAATTGGGGAGCATCCTTATATGAAGGAACCCGATTTTTCTAAAGATAAAATCGAAGCGGTTATAAAAGGAGCCATCAAATCTGATATTTATGTAATCATCGATTGGCACAGCCATAATATTAACTTGAAAGAAGCCAAGGAATATTTTGATGGAATCTCCAAGAAATACGGAAAGTACCCAAATGTAATCTATGAGGTTTTTAACGAACCGGACTATGAAACGTGGCCTGAAGTAAAAGCCTATTCCGAGGAAGTAATCAAAGTGATTCGAGCCAATGATCCGGACAATATTATTTTGGTAGGAAGTCCGAGATGGGATCAAGACGTCAATTTACCAGCTGCGGATCCCATAAAAGGCTATACTAATTTAATGTATACCATGCATTTCTATGCGGCGACACATAAAAAAGAACTTAGAGACAAAACTGACGAAGCAATAAAAAGTGGCTTGCCAATTTTTGTTTCTGAATCGGCTGGGATGGAAGCTTCTGGTGATGGACCAATGAATTATGTAGCTTGGCAAGAATACATCGATTGGATGGAAGCGAGAAAATTAAGTTGGATTACTTGGTCCATTTCGGATAAAGACGAAACCTGTTCGATGGTAAAGAAATCTGCAAGTTCAGAAGGAAATTGGAAGGATGAAGACCTTAAAGAGTCTGGGTTGAAAACACGTAAATTTTTAAGAAAATACAATGGCAAGAATTAG